The Leptospira sp. WS39.C2 genome contains a region encoding:
- a CDS encoding EAL domain-containing protein yields the protein MNEKPYILCIDDEFFILWNLKEQLKKVFGSGFTIETAESAETAKEIMKEIDSSGADLAVVICDHVMPGQKGDEFLIEMQKTHPRTKKIMLTGQAPAQAIGNALNHGCLYRYLSKPWDAHDLELTIKQAIDAYFQEKSLEEKNKELADSLYFHRDTKYPNFESLVKELKKNNQSNTNQSILLIKIVTFPTIIKTFGIEIYRKIFRKLLQLLTVHLQNEHKVFHLYSDEIAILSNLSEQALVDMIRSFRMMLKSDEFFLDGVGFHLDCRYASAEGQEDCYYKAKLALFQAEIQNSMDFVSYSEDLSTDHHLQNFQLSQKIHSAITNKQIVPFFQGIVDNQTKEIRKFECLARIKDRDTILTPDVFLKLAKVTGSIRMIGLQMIDESMQYFSNFPYDFSINLTESELEYKSFSKWVESKLIHYKIDPQRVTFEILEDISFSEHKNSLFTIKDLKSIGCQIAIDDFGVQYSNLARLLEFNPDFLKIDGKFIKNLPENKTAYLLVQGIVDLARGIGAKVVAEFVDRPAIQDLVESLGIEYSQGYLFMKPSASIPEAASLKL from the coding sequence TTGAACGAAAAACCTTACATCTTATGCATCGATGATGAATTCTTTATCCTTTGGAACCTCAAAGAACAACTGAAGAAAGTATTTGGCTCAGGGTTTACCATAGAAACTGCGGAAAGTGCAGAAACTGCCAAAGAAATTATGAAAGAAATTGATAGCAGTGGTGCAGACTTAGCAGTTGTCATCTGTGACCATGTGATGCCTGGCCAAAAAGGGGATGAATTTCTCATCGAAATGCAAAAAACGCATCCTCGAACCAAAAAAATCATGTTAACTGGGCAAGCTCCAGCGCAAGCCATAGGGAATGCACTCAATCATGGATGTTTGTACCGGTATTTATCAAAACCATGGGATGCACATGATCTTGAACTTACCATCAAACAAGCCATTGATGCTTATTTCCAAGAAAAATCCTTGGAAGAAAAAAACAAAGAATTAGCGGATTCCCTATACTTTCATCGAGATACAAAATACCCTAATTTTGAATCTTTAGTCAAAGAACTTAAAAAAAATAACCAATCCAATACAAACCAATCGATTTTATTGATTAAAATTGTAACCTTTCCTACCATCATCAAAACTTTTGGGATAGAAATTTACAGAAAAATATTTCGAAAACTTTTGCAACTGCTCACCGTTCATTTACAAAATGAACACAAAGTATTTCATTTGTATTCTGATGAAATCGCCATTTTATCAAATTTATCAGAACAAGCATTAGTTGATATGATTCGAAGTTTTCGAATGATGTTAAAATCTGATGAATTCTTTTTAGATGGTGTCGGTTTTCACTTAGATTGTCGTTATGCTTCTGCAGAAGGACAGGAAGATTGTTATTACAAAGCAAAACTTGCCTTATTCCAGGCAGAAATCCAAAACTCTATGGACTTTGTATCTTATTCTGAAGATTTATCCACGGACCATCATTTACAAAATTTCCAACTCAGCCAAAAAATACATTCAGCAATTACTAATAAACAGATTGTTCCTTTTTTCCAAGGAATCGTGGACAACCAAACTAAAGAAATTCGAAAATTTGAATGTTTAGCCAGAATCAAGGATAGAGATACAATTTTAACACCAGATGTTTTTTTGAAATTAGCAAAAGTCACTGGTAGCATTCGGATGATTGGTTTACAAATGATCGATGAATCGATGCAATATTTTTCAAACTTCCCTTATGATTTTTCGATCAATTTAACTGAATCTGAATTGGAATACAAAAGTTTTAGTAAATGGGTCGAATCAAAACTGATACACTATAAAATTGATCCCCAGCGAGTAACGTTCGAAATTTTAGAAGATATTAGCTTTTCAGAACATAAAAATAGTTTGTTTACGATCAAAGATCTAAAATCCATCGGTTGCCAAATTGCCATAGATGACTTTGGGGTACAATATTCAAATTTAGCTAGGTTACTTGAATTCAATCCAGATTTCCTTAAAATTGATGGGAAATTTATCAAAAACCTTCCTGAAAATAAAACTGCCTATTTATTAGTGCAAGGGATAGTAGATCTGGCCCGTGGGATTGGTGCAAAAGTAGTGGCAGAATTTGTGGATCGACCCGCTATACAAGACTTAGTCGAATCCTTAGGAATCGAATATTCCCAAGGATATCTTTTTATGAAACCTTCTGCCTCGATTCCCGAAGCAGCCAGTTTAAAGTTGTAG
- a CDS encoding TonB-dependent receptor family protein yields MNPCLKIKIYMKMKLLLNNVCLVILAFSFGIIPIWAQEPNSQSSPQSSEKQSLPSPEETIPEENPEDPKWKKAEIRVIGDKKDLKRIPGSATIIGKKELEEIRPTDNMEILRRVPGANIRYQDPAGLTMNLGFRGVSGEVSRKVLILEDGLFTSLNPYGEPEMYYTPSIERMERVEIVKGSGSILFGPSTIGGVVNFITRKPPKDPKLTLQTIGGENAYFSQMVNFGGTFGNTGFDVNVLRKQGDGFRANQGYFVNEANVKTIHQLNDQHNITTKVGFHQQESQATYVGLTTGMFNHNPKDNPAQNDKRTIERYSFSIGHEYTISEKTKLITRVYSAYTERNWARQNYSRNTRGSTIPTDALATYDGEPYTSRNSDTIWMRGTNAHRDRTYKFAGIESKLQTELETGSVKHEIDLGVRYHIDMAKVQLLNGPVTPDFVLYPNGPGTNPLVLQSQTSLSNSGELRDDERRSAKAVSVYLQDRIRLTEKFSIIPGVRYESFTQTRSINRARRDFDSVTFDYASGSNPTVQLDKTASTRNQIVLPGFGTTLDFARNLTWFTGVHRGFSPPRYESAISPTAEDLVLKPERSWNYETGVRGELTDYLSGQFVGYLLNFEDQIINSSAAGGNLGSRPVNAGKSIHRGVETNMTFDFGQFWKLNYNLPLDIIYTRTEAKSNQYTYNLTEWTKGNTSPLVHIDTNGNRLPYVSRDILTLSIGISSRSTGFYARVEWQYFSKQFHDLENSKTVYWYDSVGTSADNRLLLSYAGIKSDASGLDGEIPAYELVNANIGYKKDNWSVFVSGKNLQDRKYISSRLPEGIQPGPFRQVNFGVTLQL; encoded by the coding sequence ATGAACCCTTGTCTCAAAATCAAAATTTATATGAAAATGAAACTACTTCTCAATAATGTATGTTTGGTAATACTCGCTTTCTCTTTTGGCATCATTCCCATTTGGGCACAGGAACCAAATTCTCAATCATCCCCTCAATCATCGGAAAAACAATCACTTCCCTCTCCTGAGGAAACAATTCCTGAAGAGAATCCTGAAGATCCGAAATGGAAGAAAGCAGAAATTCGTGTCATAGGGGATAAAAAAGATCTAAAACGAATCCCTGGTTCGGCGACAATCATCGGGAAAAAGGAATTAGAAGAAATTCGTCCGACTGATAACATGGAAATCTTAAGACGTGTTCCTGGTGCGAACATTCGTTACCAAGATCCAGCGGGACTGACCATGAACTTAGGGTTTCGTGGTGTGAGTGGTGAAGTTTCTAGAAAGGTTTTGATTTTAGAAGATGGTTTGTTTACCTCACTCAATCCATACGGCGAACCTGAAATGTATTACACTCCTTCCATTGAACGGATGGAAAGAGTCGAAATTGTAAAAGGTTCTGGTTCCATTTTATTTGGGCCATCTACGATTGGTGGAGTTGTAAATTTTATCACACGTAAACCTCCAAAAGATCCAAAACTCACCTTGCAAACGATAGGTGGGGAAAATGCATACTTCAGCCAAATGGTCAATTTTGGTGGTACCTTTGGTAATACTGGTTTTGATGTGAATGTTCTAAGAAAACAGGGGGATGGGTTTCGGGCAAACCAAGGATATTTTGTTAATGAAGCCAATGTTAAAACCATACACCAATTAAATGACCAACATAATATTACGACAAAGGTAGGTTTCCACCAACAAGAATCCCAAGCAACTTATGTGGGTTTGACAACGGGAATGTTCAATCATAATCCAAAAGACAACCCAGCACAGAATGACAAACGTACCATAGAACGTTATAGTTTTTCAATAGGGCATGAATATACAATTTCTGAGAAAACTAAACTCATCACGAGGGTGTATTCCGCCTATACTGAAAGGAATTGGGCAAGACAAAACTATTCTAGGAATACAAGAGGGAGCACGATTCCCACAGATGCACTTGCTACGTATGACGGCGAACCATATACAAGTCGGAATAGTGACACCATTTGGATGCGTGGAACAAATGCCCACAGAGATCGTACATATAAATTTGCAGGCATTGAATCGAAATTACAAACAGAACTAGAAACAGGTTCTGTTAAACATGAAATAGACCTTGGAGTTCGTTACCATATTGATATGGCGAAAGTACAACTCCTCAATGGACCCGTGACACCTGACTTTGTATTGTATCCTAATGGACCTGGGACAAATCCTCTAGTCTTACAATCCCAAACAAGTTTATCAAATAGTGGGGAACTCCGGGATGATGAAAGAAGGTCAGCAAAAGCTGTATCTGTTTATCTTCAGGATCGAATTCGGTTAACAGAAAAATTCTCAATCATTCCAGGTGTGAGGTATGAATCATTCACACAAACGCGTTCCATCAATAGAGCTCGACGGGATTTTGATTCTGTCACCTTTGATTATGCCAGTGGATCCAATCCAACGGTTCAATTAGACAAAACAGCATCCACTAGAAACCAAATTGTATTACCAGGTTTTGGTACAACATTGGATTTTGCAAGGAACCTAACTTGGTTTACTGGGGTTCACCGAGGATTTTCTCCACCCCGTTATGAATCAGCGATATCACCCACAGCAGAGGATTTGGTATTAAAACCAGAAAGGTCTTGGAATTATGAAACGGGAGTTAGGGGAGAATTAACTGATTATTTAAGTGGTCAATTTGTTGGTTATTTACTTAATTTTGAAGACCAAATCATTAATAGTTCCGCAGCAGGTGGAAATTTAGGTTCAAGACCCGTAAACGCTGGAAAGTCAATCCACCGTGGTGTGGAAACTAATATGACGTTTGATTTTGGTCAATTTTGGAAATTAAACTATAATCTCCCTCTTGATATCATTTATACAAGAACGGAAGCAAAATCAAACCAGTATACATACAATCTAACAGAATGGACAAAAGGAAATACGAGTCCACTTGTACATATCGATACAAATGGAAATCGCCTTCCTTATGTTTCAAGGGATATCCTCACTTTATCGATTGGAATCTCAAGTCGAAGTACTGGATTTTATGCAAGAGTAGAATGGCAATATTTTTCTAAACAGTTTCATGATTTAGAAAATTCGAAAACGGTTTACTGGTATGATTCAGTTGGTACTTCAGCTGATAATCGTTTATTGTTAAGTTATGCGGGTATCAAATCAGATGCGTCAGGTTTGGACGGCGAAATCCCTGCTTATGAACTTGTAAATGCTAATATTGGATACAAAAAAGACAATTGGTCTGTGTTTGTATCTGGAAAAAACTTACAAGATAGAAAATACATCTCGTCTAGACTTCCCGAAGGAATCCAACCAGGACCTTTCAGACAAGTTAATTTCGGAGTTACTCTACAACTTTAA
- a CDS encoding APC family permease, translating into MKQTSLDQDAEQLKNLGLKSEFERSMSFWENFSLGFTYLSPVVGVYSVFALAIQAGGPPMIWNYILVGLGQFLVCLVFGEVVSQYPISGGIYPWSLRLVGGKFAWMSAWVYAWALFTSVAAVAVGGAPFLNNLLGIELGNTGFIWIAIGMIFISTLLNLSGTKLLAQVAFFGFLCELVGAILVGGYLLFFAKVNSISILWDTFSFGEGFDYFPAFLASSVAAMFCYYGFEACGDVAEETPNASSAIPKSMRMTIYIGGGAAIFICLALLLSLPNVEKAISGEDADPVTTTLTTAMGVTGYRMVIVVVMISFLSCLLSLQAAASRLLFSFARDGMIFGSQYLNHLSKKGKVPTKALIVTGIIPIIITSIGHWLQDTVTTIISFASCGIYVAFQMVVFGALYARAKGWKPQGSFTLGKYGTVINVLALVYGIIAVSNMVWPRSPEEPWFINYGMIFTSLVVVSTGFLYLFSAKPHIRKKYEKNI; encoded by the coding sequence ATGAAACAAACGTCCCTAGACCAAGACGCAGAACAATTAAAAAACCTTGGACTCAAATCAGAATTTGAGCGTAGCATGAGTTTTTGGGAAAATTTTTCTCTTGGATTCACATACCTTTCTCCAGTTGTCGGTGTGTATTCCGTATTTGCCCTAGCCATACAAGCGGGTGGACCGCCAATGATTTGGAACTACATCCTTGTAGGACTTGGCCAATTTTTAGTATGTTTGGTATTTGGTGAAGTAGTCTCCCAATACCCTATCTCGGGAGGAATTTATCCCTGGTCACTCCGCCTTGTTGGTGGTAAATTTGCGTGGATGTCTGCTTGGGTTTATGCTTGGGCACTCTTTACTTCTGTTGCAGCAGTTGCCGTTGGCGGTGCTCCCTTTTTAAATAACTTACTTGGAATTGAACTTGGGAATACAGGATTCATCTGGATTGCCATAGGAATGATCTTTATCTCCACCTTACTCAATTTAAGTGGGACTAAACTCCTAGCACAAGTTGCTTTTTTCGGATTTTTATGTGAATTAGTAGGAGCCATTCTTGTTGGAGGATACTTACTTTTTTTTGCAAAGGTAAATTCCATTTCAATTTTATGGGATACATTTTCTTTTGGGGAAGGTTTTGATTATTTCCCTGCTTTTTTGGCTTCCTCAGTTGCTGCTATGTTTTGTTATTACGGATTTGAAGCTTGTGGCGATGTTGCAGAAGAAACACCAAATGCAAGTTCAGCGATTCCAAAATCAATGCGTATGACAATTTATATTGGAGGTGGTGCCGCTATCTTTATTTGCCTTGCCCTACTTCTGTCTTTACCCAATGTCGAAAAGGCAATTTCCGGAGAAGATGCAGATCCAGTAACCACAACACTTACCACAGCAATGGGTGTAACTGGATATCGTATGGTGATTGTAGTCGTTATGATTTCCTTTTTATCTTGTTTACTAAGTTTACAAGCAGCGGCAAGCCGCCTACTTTTTTCCTTCGCTCGAGATGGAATGATATTTGGGAGCCAATATTTGAATCATCTCTCCAAAAAAGGAAAAGTACCAACCAAAGCCCTTATCGTTACTGGGATCATCCCAATCATCATCACAAGTATTGGGCATTGGTTACAAGATACAGTGACTACTATCATAAGTTTTGCTTCATGTGGAATTTATGTTGCGTTTCAGATGGTAGTTTTTGGAGCATTGTATGCGAGAGCCAAAGGTTGGAAACCTCAAGGTTCTTTTACGCTAGGGAAATATGGAACTGTAATTAATGTACTAGCTCTTGTGTATGGAATCATTGCTGTTTCCAATATGGTTTGGCCCAGGTCACCGGAAGAACCTTGGTTCATTAATTATGGAATGATTTTCACTTCATTAGTTGTTGTCTCCACTGGATTTTTGTATCTATTTTCTGCAAAACCTCATATCAGAAAAAAATACGAAAAAAATATCTAA
- a CDS encoding methyltransferase, with amino-acid sequence MTDQIWDSNLPAKYKSISTYQWTPVQVIEFTWQYLQTQSVSSILDLGSGVGKFCLYLAKLANGNFPIYGIEDRLDLYKVSESLKTKLKLEGVVFNHEDFLVNFPFGHSHYYLFNPLYETMKGNYSIDFEKEKSANLFLKNLQILKSNLLKCKTGTKVITYHGFGGSILPGFRILMKKELELGEWMVWERD; translated from the coding sequence ATGACAGATCAAATTTGGGATTCTAATCTCCCTGCTAAATATAAGTCCATTTCTACTTACCAATGGACTCCCGTGCAAGTGATTGAGTTTACATGGCAATATTTACAAACACAATCAGTTTCCTCGATTCTGGATTTAGGTTCTGGTGTCGGAAAGTTTTGTTTGTATTTAGCGAAACTGGCGAATGGTAATTTTCCGATCTATGGAATAGAAGACCGATTGGATTTATATAAAGTCTCTGAATCACTGAAAACAAAATTGAAGTTAGAAGGAGTGGTCTTCAATCACGAAGATTTTTTAGTAAATTTTCCCTTTGGCCATTCTCATTATTACCTTTTTAATCCACTTTATGAAACAATGAAGGGAAATTATTCAATTGATTTTGAAAAGGAAAAGTCTGCGAATTTATTTTTAAAGAATTTGCAAATTTTGAAATCCAATCTTTTAAAATGTAAAACTGGAACTAAAGTGATTACTTACCATGGATTCGGAGGTAGTATATTACCAGGTTTTCGCATCTTAATGAAAAAAGAATTGGAACTTGGTGAGTGGATGGTATGGGAGAGAGATTAA
- a CDS encoding NAD(P)-binding protein, with translation MNDFVLNPNKPPIIIGSGITGATISMMKPEFSLYDKARYPGGRVSTKQLQENGIRFDIGATMFRDQMEIDWLGKVTQYNLFEIWNTNGVKIETKSIYDKNHHFPIEGMESIVKGMLKDKSSHQSHTLKSLKKKDNHSWECIFYSNANKQFVSVDTSQVIFTLPIPQILELFTNSEATIEFKRWKDFLETYNDYRKTLVCLFSWDHWKPDLNSLGLNLENQIPITTSLQRGEDWEYQSWEHIKYQNDSSKGANLLVQFSSLFSETHFEYWMDQEKKPTPFYQEMLTTGVKEKWDTPSPDGIFLHRWKYAQAQMPLLGREGALKLDSEEFSEWKTLCKETGIMVLGDWMFGSKIERIIGGVHFLIHNGIL, from the coding sequence GTGAATGATTTTGTTTTGAATCCAAACAAACCTCCTATTATCATTGGGTCAGGGATCACTGGTGCAACCATATCCATGATGAAACCTGAATTTTCTTTGTATGACAAAGCTAGGTATCCAGGAGGACGGGTTTCCACAAAACAATTGCAAGAGAACGGAATCCGTTTCGACATTGGAGCTACAATGTTTCGAGACCAAATGGAAATAGATTGGTTAGGAAAAGTAACACAGTACAATCTATTTGAAATTTGGAATACAAACGGAGTCAAAATAGAAACAAAATCCATTTATGACAAAAACCATCATTTTCCAATAGAAGGAATGGAATCGATTGTAAAAGGGATGTTAAAGGACAAATCATCTCACCAAAGTCATACCTTAAAATCATTGAAAAAAAAAGACAATCATAGTTGGGAATGCATTTTTTACTCCAATGCCAACAAACAATTTGTTTCTGTTGATACTTCTCAGGTAATTTTTACCCTTCCTATCCCACAAATTTTAGAACTATTTACAAATTCAGAAGCAACAATTGAGTTCAAACGCTGGAAAGATTTTTTAGAAACCTACAACGACTATCGCAAAACTCTCGTTTGTTTATTTTCTTGGGATCATTGGAAACCTGATTTAAACTCGTTAGGTTTAAACTTGGAAAATCAAATCCCGATTACAACAAGTTTACAAAGAGGAGAAGATTGGGAATACCAAAGTTGGGAGCATATCAAATACCAGAATGACTCGAGTAAAGGAGCTAACTTACTTGTCCAATTTTCTTCCCTGTTTTCGGAAACTCATTTTGAGTATTGGATGGACCAAGAAAAAAAACCGACTCCCTTTTATCAGGAAATGCTCACTACAGGTGTTAAGGAAAAATGGGATACTCCTTCTCCAGATGGCATCTTCTTACACCGATGGAAATATGCCCAAGCACAAATGCCACTCCTTGGCCGCGAAGGTGCACTCAAATTGGATTCGGAAGAATTTTCCGAATGGAAAACTCTATGTAAAGAAACAGGGATAATGGTCTTAGGGGATTGGATGTTTGGTTCCAAAATAGAACGTATTATAGGTGGAGTTCATTTCCTAATCCATAATGGTATCTTATGA
- a CDS encoding DUF1499 domain-containing protein, producing the protein MEAAIGVFFICCMSVLSPFSGVDEGELRGCPPSPNCVSSQSMKYNFIHKVDPIVYSTSKEVAYQRISKYFHESENIFISEEKEGEYIRIIFFTKVFRFPDRVEVYFPNDKKEAQVRSQSILGLWDIFANRRRVNAFREILSKEES; encoded by the coding sequence ATGGAAGCAGCTATTGGCGTTTTTTTTATCTGTTGTATGAGTGTCCTCAGTCCCTTTTCTGGAGTGGACGAAGGTGAATTACGAGGTTGCCCACCTTCACCTAACTGTGTATCAAGCCAAAGTATGAAATATAATTTCATACATAAAGTGGATCCTATAGTTTATTCTACTTCGAAAGAAGTTGCATACCAAAGAATTTCAAAATACTTTCATGAATCAGAAAACATTTTTATCAGTGAAGAAAAAGAAGGCGAATACATAAGGATCATCTTTTTTACAAAGGTCTTTCGATTCCCCGATCGTGTAGAGGTTTATTTTCCGAATGATAAAAAGGAAGCACAAGTAAGATCCCAATCCATCCTTGGTTTATGGGATATTTTTGCTAATCGAAGAAGAGTGAATGCCTTTCGGGAAATTCTAAGCAAAGAAGAATCATAA
- a CDS encoding alpha/beta hydrolase, translated as MKRILKLLSFILLFSIILLFGIGYYFAGLVLYPKVRCNPDHHVYCDGPRELGLPFEEVTLTTEDKLNLVSYWIPAKQSKGTILMVHGHGGQRNEGLRFSKSLHETGYNLLLLSLRRNHGGYATMGGLEQKDVDAALQFLKEKGETKIGIFGFSMGSATSIIAMANHPEIQAGLFSSGYVSAMDVLIESAKRDFGIPYYPLIPFVKLVLDYRSGIDMNSVRPIDHITKIHPRPIAIFHCKMDDYVDYHHAEDLLAAAKEPKSLWAPECNRHERIWNFDPKEAEKRTVGFFKEYLK; from the coding sequence ATGAAACGGATTCTCAAACTCTTATCTTTCATTTTGCTATTTAGTATCATCCTACTTTTTGGAATTGGATATTATTTTGCAGGTTTAGTTTTATACCCCAAAGTTCGCTGTAACCCAGACCACCATGTATATTGTGATGGTCCGAGAGAATTGGGATTACCATTTGAAGAAGTGACATTGACTACGGAAGACAAATTAAACCTTGTTAGTTACTGGATCCCAGCCAAACAATCAAAAGGTACGATTCTTATGGTTCATGGGCATGGGGGCCAAAGGAATGAAGGGTTACGATTTTCCAAAAGTTTACATGAAACCGGATATAACTTATTATTACTAAGTTTACGCAGAAACCATGGTGGGTATGCAACCATGGGAGGACTCGAACAAAAAGATGTGGATGCGGCTCTTCAGTTCCTAAAGGAAAAAGGAGAAACCAAAATTGGTATCTTTGGTTTTTCTATGGGATCTGCCACAAGTATCATCGCTATGGCAAACCATCCAGAAATCCAAGCGGGTCTTTTTAGCAGTGGGTATGTGAGTGCGATGGATGTTCTTATTGAATCTGCCAAACGTGATTTTGGAATTCCTTATTATCCACTTATCCCCTTTGTGAAATTGGTATTAGACTATCGCAGTGGAATTGATATGAATTCAGTAAGACCCATTGACCACATAACAAAGATCCACCCAAGACCCATTGCCATATTTCATTGTAAGATGGACGATTATGTGGACTACCACCATGCCGAAGATTTATTAGCAGCGGCAAAAGAACCAAAAAGTTTATGGGCACCGGAATGCAATCGACATGAACGGATTTGGAATTTTGATCCGAAGGAAGCCGAAAAAAGGACAGTTGGGTTTTTTAAAGAATATTTGAAATGA
- the lysS gene encoding lysine--tRNA ligase: MKDSNELIEQRIQKINDLKTKGINPYPLRFFPNSDSKTLLSSFDPNNTEKKTFKLGGRLHAKRVMGKASFAHLKDAEGLIQLYATRDDLGEDNYSLFKSLDLGDWIGLEGWLFQTQKGETTLHLTNVQLLAKCIRPLPVVKEKDGVVYDAFSDVEQRYRMRYVDLVVNENVRETFKMRSRIISEIRKFLTNEGFLEVETPMMQPIAGGAAARPFVTHHNTLDMELFLRIAPELYLKRLIVGGMDRVFELNRNFRNEGISTKHNPEFTMMEAYMAFGDMETMLSLTERMIVSVANAIGKGLKFAYGKDQIDLSPPWKRVKYIDIIKDYSGIDFSQIVDVKEAIEKAKSKGVDSSDSVSIWKVCDDVFSTLVEPHLIQPIFITDFPKELSPLAKSREDDPKYVERFEPYVAGREIGNAFTELNDPFDQRERFEEQVKQREAGDDEAFMMDDDYIRALEYGLPPTGGLGIGIDRLVMLLTDSHSIRDTILFPLMRPE, encoded by the coding sequence ATTAAAGATTCAAACGAACTCATAGAACAACGAATTCAAAAAATAAATGATTTAAAAACAAAAGGAATCAATCCTTACCCACTTCGTTTTTTTCCAAACTCTGATTCCAAAACATTACTTTCTAGTTTTGATCCGAACAATACGGAGAAAAAAACGTTTAAACTGGGTGGAAGGTTACATGCAAAACGTGTAATGGGAAAAGCAAGTTTTGCCCATTTAAAAGATGCAGAAGGACTTATCCAATTATATGCGACTCGTGATGATCTTGGAGAGGATAACTACTCATTATTTAAATCCCTTGACCTTGGAGATTGGATTGGCCTCGAAGGATGGTTATTCCAAACACAAAAAGGTGAAACCACTCTCCACTTAACAAATGTTCAATTGCTTGCTAAATGTATTCGCCCTCTTCCCGTTGTAAAAGAAAAAGACGGAGTAGTTTATGACGCTTTTTCGGATGTAGAACAACGTTATAGAATGCGTTATGTGGACCTTGTTGTTAATGAAAATGTTCGCGAAACATTCAAAATGCGTTCACGTATCATCTCGGAAATCCGTAAGTTTTTAACAAACGAAGGATTTTTAGAAGTGGAAACTCCAATGATGCAACCCATTGCCGGAGGAGCCGCTGCAAGACCATTTGTTACTCATCACAACACTCTCGATATGGAACTATTTTTACGAATTGCTCCAGAACTCTATTTAAAACGACTCATCGTGGGTGGAATGGACCGTGTGTTTGAACTCAATCGTAACTTTCGAAACGAAGGGATCTCCACAAAACATAACCCTGAGTTTACGATGATGGAAGCCTACATGGCGTTTGGTGATATGGAAACTATGTTATCTCTTACAGAAAGGATGATCGTTTCAGTTGCCAATGCTATCGGAAAAGGATTAAAATTTGCTTATGGCAAAGACCAAATCGACTTATCTCCTCCATGGAAACGAGTCAAATACATCGATATCATCAAAGATTATTCTGGAATCGATTTTAGCCAAATTGTAGATGTGAAAGAAGCCATTGAAAAAGCAAAATCAAAAGGAGTTGATTCCTCCGATTCCGTTTCGATATGGAAAGTATGTGATGATGTATTTAGCACACTTGTGGAACCTCACCTCATCCAGCCTATCTTCATTACTGATTTTCCTAAGGAACTATCTCCACTTGCAAAATCTAGAGAAGATGATCCAAAATATGTGGAACGATTTGAACCTTATGTGGCAGGCAGGGAAATCGGAAACGCATTCACTGAGTTAAACGATCCATTTGACCAAAGGGAACGATTCGAAGAGCAAGTGAAACAAAGAGAAGCTGGCGATGACGAAGCTTTTATGATGGATGATGATTATATCCGTGCACTTGAATATGGTCTTCCGCCAACAGGTGGTCTTGGGATTGGAATTGACAGACTTGTGATGTTACTCACAGACTCTCATTCAATCAGAGACACAATTCTATTCCCACTCATGCGCCCAGAATAA